The genomic interval AGGAGTATGTCGATTTCTTCCTGGCTAAGTGGCTTAGCCATGGCCCTCCTTACTGCAGAACGTATTGCGTGAAGTAAACGCGGTCAATTTTTCCTTTGCGGAGGACAGCATTGACCGCGTCGCGCAACTCCTGTTTGAGCTGCGTGCGCAGGCTGATGTCGGCCAGTTCCTCGACGGTGCGCTGGCCGAGCAACTTGAGCACGGTATCGCGCACGACGACTTCTTTCTCCTTCAGCTCTTCCAGCACGCCACCTTCGGCGCTTTCCAGCCCCAGATTGATCATCAGGTAGCGGGTCCCGTCGGTTCCGGCCGGGTTGATGATGAAACCCTGTAGCTCCATGAACTGGCCGTACTCGACGGGCTTTTCTTCTGCTTCCGTATCATCATCCGTGCCAGAAAACTGCTCGGCGGCCTGAGCCAGGCTGGGATAGTAGAAGTAGGCCAGCCAGGCACCGGCGGCCGTAGGCCCCAGCGTCAGCGCAACCAGCAGCAGGCGGGCCAGCAGGCGGCGACCTCCGCCCGAAGATTGCTCCTGTTTCTGCGCTACTTCTTCACCGGGGGTATCAGGCGTTTCAGGTACGGATTGCTGTGCTCGTTCTGCCATGGCTCCCAGTTGAATAGGATTTCGACGCGGCGGTTACGGGCCCGTCCTTCCGGTGTCGCGTTGGTATCTCGTGGATGGAATTCACCGTACCCTACCGCCATGTAGCGCGAAGGGGGCAGGGCATTGGTCTGCTCCAGCAGAAAGCGAACGACCGCAGCAGCCCGTGCCGCCGACAGCTCCCAGTTGGAGGGGAAACGGGCGGTGTGGATGGGACGGTCATCGGTGTGGCCTTCGACGACGACCGACTCGATCCGGTCGTCGATAATCCCGGCCAGAATGCGTAGAATCGTACGGGACGGTTCGATGATTTCGGCCTCGCCGGACCGAAACATGATGGAGTCTGTGATGATCAGGTGCAATCCCCTGTCGGTCAGGTTCACCTGCACCTTGCCTTCCAGGTTGTGCTCCTGCAGGTACTGAATCAGTTCCTCATATTTCTCCAGCTGCTCTTTTGAAAGTCGACGTTGGACTACCTGATTTTTCATGGAAGGGATGACCGCTTCGCTCTGCAACATGCCGGTCCGCCCCTGAAAGAAGCTGAGCGCTTCTTTGAACTTTTTGACCTCAACCTCCGACATGGCCACGATCATGACGAAAAAGGTCAACAGCAGCGTGGCCATGTCGCTGAAGGTGGTCATCCAGAACGGAGCCGAGGGCTCCTCGTCTTCCTCTTCCTGAGGCTGTTGCACTTCTTCCGGCATGGCTCAGCGGCGGGTGTTGTTAGGCGGCTTTGGCCAGGTGCGGGGCTTCTTCTTTAGCACTGGCTTCCTGATTACCGGCAAGCATCTGAAGGCGCTTCTCGATCATGCTGGGACTATCGCCCCGGACAATGGAAAGAATGCCGACGCGGGTCATTTCGCGGGCTTTCTGCAGCAGGGCCAGCTGCACTTTGGTCTTGTTGGCCAGCGGCAGAAAAATCAGGTTGGCCAGCACGGCCCCGTAAAGCGTGGTAAGCATCGCCACGGCCATTCCTGCACCGATC from Rhodothermus marinus carries:
- a CDS encoding OmpA/MotB family protein yields the protein MPEEVQQPQEEEDEEPSAPFWMTTFSDMATLLLTFFVMIVAMSEVEVKKFKEALSFFQGRTGMLQSEAVIPSMKNQVVQRRLSKEQLEKYEELIQYLQEHNLEGKVQVNLTDRGLHLIITDSIMFRSGEAEIIEPSRTILRILAGIIDDRIESVVVEGHTDDRPIHTARFPSNWELSAARAAAVVRFLLEQTNALPPSRYMAVGYGEFHPRDTNATPEGRARNRRVEILFNWEPWQNEHSNPYLKRLIPPVKK
- a CDS encoding flagellar basal body-associated FliL family protein yields the protein MAERAQQSVPETPDTPGEEVAQKQEQSSGGGRRLLARLLLVALTLGPTAAGAWLAYFYYPSLAQAAEQFSGTDDDTEAEEKPVEYGQFMELQGFIINPAGTDGTRYLMINLGLESAEGGVLEELKEKEVVVRDTVLKLLGQRTVEELADISLRTQLKQELRDAVNAVLRKGKIDRVYFTQYVLQ